A window of Aerosakkonema funiforme FACHB-1375 genomic DNA:
CGCATTGGTTTCGTAGCTCATTTATTGACTAGAAACGGCGTCATTGTTTTGGTTTCGGCTATTTCTCCTTATCGGGAAATGCGGCAAGAAGTAAAGCAACGAATTGGCGATTTTATCGAAGTTTACGTGAATGCGCCATTAGCAGTGTGCGAAAAACGGGATGTCAAAGGACTTTATAAGAAAGCACGCGCCGGACAAATTCAGCACTTCACCGGTATTGACGATCCTTACGAAGTGCCAGCTAACCCGGATGTGGAATGTCACACCGACATCGAAAGTGTGGAAGAAAGTGTAGCTAAAGTTTTACACAAGCTCGAATCTGCTGGTTATATTAACTTGAGCTAGGGGCTAGGAAATTTTAGATTTGAGATTTGAGATTTCTAATTTTATTTAAATCTCAAATCTCAAATCTAAAATTTGAAATTAAATATAACGAGTTAATTGCACTCGATAGCGGTCTTTCTTAGTAGTTGCCACTTCCCCAACTTGGAGGCGTCCTTTGCCGCCGATCGCAATTAAATCGCCGGATTTAACTTGGTAACTGGCAGAGTTAACTTCTTTCCAGTTGACTCGCACATCACCCCCATCAATCAAATCCACCATTTTGCTGCGGGACATCCCAAAACCGGCTGAGGCGATCGCATCCAGTCGCAAAGATGCCTCTACCGTTGTTAGCTCTTTCTTTTTCGGTTCCTTAATCTTCAGAGCGCTCAATTCAATGCGCTGGGTTTTCACCGGCACCGATCGCACTTGCGTGAGATGTTCTTCCAGATATTCTACCATTTCTGGAACTACAATTACTTGGGCTCCTCGCTCTCCCAAAACAATAATATCGCCAGTTTTATCCCGGACAATACCGCATCCCAACATCGCACCCAGAAAATCGCGGTGAGTGGCAGGATCGAAGAGAAAATTACCGGCAATTTCTAACGCTGCTAACTCTACCTGAGACGGATCGAGAGGAAGTTCCGATCGCGCGATCGCGACTCGTTGACGTTCTGCTTGCGGATAACCACCCCATGCCAGCAGATGCACTTCCGTCAAGCGATCGAACATCTGCTTAATCTCCACCAGTTCCGGTGGTGAGAGAAAATCGGTAAACACAATTTCCCAAGTTTTGATCGCCTGTTCCGCTAGGTCAATTACCCTAGCAGCAGTGTCTCGATTTTCGATTCCTTTTAAAAGTTCTTCCCTCGGTAACATCGTTTAATTTTAGATTGTAGATTTGCTCTGGAATGTCTTAGCTATCAGCCGCATAACCTTGGATATTTTCTGGCTCAAATTGACGAAGTATCCGGGTAGCTTCCCGCGTCAGACTTTCAGAACCTCGAACCACAATTAAATATTTTCCCTCATTTAAACGATTGCGGTAAGGTAAAGCATCACCGCTGCCAAACAACAAACCACTACCACCACCGACAAAAATACTGCCCATCAATCCAGCGATAGCACCCAAAAGGCCACCGATAACGTGATTGCCGATTTCGCCCGCCCAAGCAAAGGTGTTTAAATTAGTTTGCAGGCTAAAGCCTAGACCTGCCACAAAGCCAAACGGCACCAACCAATATGACATCAGCGTCGCTTGCTTTTTAGCTTGCAGGTTGGGATCGATCAACCCAAACTCATCAGCACTTTTGTATCCTCTGCCCAGAATGCTCACTTTGTCCATCGGTAAGCCTTCTTTTTCTAAAGCCGAGTAAGCTTCTTCTGCCTGAATGCGATCTGCCAAAACGGCAAAGAGGTAATTCATAAAGATCTTCCTGCCTGGAAACCCCGTCCCAAGAGTGGGCGGGTCGGAAGGCGGGGCAGGGTATAACGCCTTCCACGGTTAACTTTTGTATAGAACAGATATCTATCGGTATGATGCTCGGTCTTACACCGTTTGGTTTGACCGTGAAAAGGATAAAAACTTTCTGGGGATTAGCCGTGGCCATACCATTTTACCGTTAGAATGACCTACTGTAGAGATTTCCGATGGTGGCAACAAGCGCATCAGAGCATGGAAACAGCCTCCAGACCAATATCCGACTGATGCAACGGCAACATTTTTAAGTCGCCGCAGCAGCTAAATTCAAAGACACGCATCCTCTATCTCTACCGGCAGAGACGAAAGTTACTGCCTGTTCCAAATTGTTGGCGGGACAAGTTTCCCGCTCTAAACTCACTTACTAACCATGTCCAAGGTTCTCGTCTCCGATTCAATAGACCAAGCTGGCATCGATATCTTATCTCAGGTAGCCCAAGTTGATGTAAAAACCGGCTTGCCAGCTGAAGAATTAATCCGGATCATCCCAGAATACAACGCGCTCATGATCCGTTCTGAAACTCGCGTCACCAAGGCAGTGATCGAAGCTGGCACGCAGCTCAAAATTATTGGGCGAGCGGGTGTTGGCGTGGATAATGTGGATGTGCCTGCGGCGACAAGGCAGGGCATTGTCGTCGTCAACTCTCCAGAAGGCAACACCATTGCAGCAGCAGAACACGCACTCGCTATGATGCTAGCCCTCTCGCGTTATATCCCAGAAGCTAATCTTTCGGTAAAAAGCAACAAGTGGGATCGCAAGAGCTATATCGGTACAGAAGTTTACAAAAAAAATCTGGGCGTTGTCGGTTTGGGTAAAATTGGCTCCCACGTAGCCACCGTAGCGCGGGCGATGGGTATGAAGGTAATGGCCTTTGACCCGTATATTTCTAGCGAAAGAGCCGAACAGCTCGGCTGTCGCCTGGTGGAACTGGATTTGCTGCTGCGGGAAGCCGATTACATCACCCTGCATATGCCGAAGACGCCAGAAACCACTCATCTAATTAACGCCGCAGCTCTTGCCAAAATGAAACCGACAGCTCGGATTGTCAACTGCGCTAGAGGTGGAATAATTGATGAAGCGGCTTTAGCAGAAGCTCTGCAACAAGGTAAAATTGCTGGTGCGGCATTGGATGTCTTCGAGACAGAACCGCTGGGTGAATCAGCCCTACGCAGTCTGGGCAAACAAGTTGTACTGACGCCCCATTTGGGAGCTTCCACCGCCGAAGCACAAGTCAATGTTGCGATTGACGTTGCGGAGCAAATTCGCGATGTGCTGTTGGGTTTACCGGCAAGGTCGGCAGTAAATATCCCAGGTTTGTATCCAGATGTTCTGGAAAAGCTCAAACCCTACCTGCGACTGGCGGAAACTCTGGGCAATTTGGTCGGTCAACTGGCTGGCGGACGAGTGGAAAGTCTCACTGTGCGGATGCAGGGAGAATTGGCCAGCAACGACAGTCAGCCGTTAGTGGTGGCATCCCTCAAGGGTCTGCTTTCGCAAGCTTTGCGGGAGCGGGTCAACTACGTTAATGCGGCGATCGAAGCTAAAGAACGGGGAATTCGCGTGATCGAAACCCGCGATGCTTCGATCCGAGACTATGCCGGTTCGCTGCACCTACAGGCAAAGGGGTCTTTGGGCGAACACTCGGTTACCGGCGCTTTGTTGGGCGATGGCGAAATTCGGATCACCGATATCGATGAATTCCCCATCAACGTCCCGCCCGCTCAGCATATGCTGTTTACCTTGCATCGCGATATGCCGGGAATTATCGGCAAAATCGGTTCCCTACTGGGCAGTTTTAATGTCAATATTGCCAGTATGCAGGTAGGCCGCAAAATTGTGCGCGGGGATGCGGTCATGGTGTTGAGCCTTGACGATCCCCTACCGGAAGGAATTTTGAGCGAGATTCTTAAGGTTCCGGGAATTCGGGATGCCTATACGGTAGCTCTCTAGTCGATTTTGGATTTTGGGTTTTGCGCGAAGTGGGCGTCTTGGCGGTGACCGTCACGATGCCCACCTTCGCAAGAGAGGATTTTGGATTGTAGGGGCATCTCGATCGACAATTTTTTTATCGCGATCGAGATGCCGATCGAAGCTTCCCTCACTCCGGAACCAATAATTTCTGGTTCTCACAACCCTTCCCAATCTAAAATTCAAAATCTAAAATCTAAAATCTGATATGTCAAACAGCTGGTGGGAACTGCAAATTCTCTGCGAACAAGTCTTAGAAGATTCTGTATTTTGGCGACTGGAAAAATTTGGCTGTCGGGGAACCGCCAGTGAGATAAAGGGTCATGCTTGCTTGGTGAGAGGTTATCTGCCGCAAGAACAGGCGCAACTTTTAGACTTGGCGGCACTCTCTCTGTGGTTGCGTCAGGATGCGTTGGTTTTGGGTATGTCGATGCCAGCGATGAAGTGGCATCTTATAGATGAGGAAGACTGGTCGAGTAGCTGGAAGACACACTGGCAACCACAAGAAATTGGCGATCGCTTTTTAATTTACCCCGCCTGGTTACCTGTGCCAGCAAACTCGGAACGCATTATCCTTCGCCTCGATCCGGGTCTTGCTTTTGGTACCGGCACCCACGCCACGACTCAGCTTTGTTTGGAATCGCTGGAAATGCGGCTTGGTTTTGCGGAAAGTCAAGCTGTGGTGGCGGATATTGGCTGCGGTTCGGGAATACTATCTGTTGGGGCTGTGTTGCTGGGTGCCGAAAAGGTTTATGCAGTCGATACCGATCCGATCGCAGTACGCTCTACTCGCAGCAATCGCACTCTTAACAAGGTTGCTTCTGGGCGTCTAATTGTGGAACAGGGCAGTGTCGATCTCGTGATGCAGATGAGTGATGGCCCTGTAGATGGTATTGTCTGTAATATTCTGGCGGAGGTGATTATTGACTTGATTCCGCAAATGAGCGAAATTGCTAAACCTAACACTTGGGGAATTCTCAGCGGTATTTTGCTAGATCAGACTAAACCAGTTGCCGATGTTCTGGAACAAAATGGTTGGGTAATTGCCACTCTCTGGCGTCGGCAAGATTGGTGTTGCTTCAATATTCGTCGAGGCTAAGACATCGTAATTGTTATGAGCGGAGGAAGAAGTACAGGTAAACAAGATCGATCGCAATCAGCAAACCTTTCCCAATCCAAGATTGCAGAAGATTAAAAACAGGAAACGAGGCTAACAGCACTAACGATATTTCAACAACAGAAACAATTCCACCGTAATGCTTCTTGTCCCAGTAAGAAATGGGGCTGATAAATCGATAGTTGCTGAAGGGGAAAAAGTGCCGATGCGCGTCATCGTTGTGAACTGGCAAATCGAAAAGCGAATGCAGCACCATGCTGATGCAAAGGATTTGCACTTTTTGCCAACCCAATTTATAAGCAATAAACCATCCTAAGAAAGCCAAAGGAATGGAATGAAAGAGCGCGACAATATTTTGCCAAAAAGCTTGATAGTAAACTTCTGACCAAATTTGTTTTTCTGGCAACCGCGCAATCAATTTTGCCCATCCGTACAAAACAAATATGGGAATATCCGGTAAAATCGCGCCTATGAAAATGGTAAGATTGGCTTCTGGTAGCGACTTTTTGCCCAAAAAGAAAAGATTGAGGATGGCATGACTGGGTGTGTTCATGGCTGGGCTTGACTTGGTAATTCCTCTGGCTTAATATTAATAAAAGGCAGCGCTTCATTCCCACCCAAAACTGTGGGGAAATGACCGTCCCATTTTTCGATCGCCTGCTTTTGTAAAATTAGCGGCGTTAAGTTTTCCCGCAATAACCTTTGCGCTTCAGCTTGTCCCTTGGCGCGGTTGATTTCTGCCTGCGCTTCTTGGGCAGCTTTTAAAGCTACAAATTCTGCCCGTTTTGCTTCCTGTTCGGCAATTTGTTTGGCTTCCACAGCTTCGCTGAACCGCTGGGAGAAGTGGATATTCACCAAAGAAATATCATCGACTCCGATGTTGTATTGAGCCAACCGCGCAGTCAACTGCTCGTCAATGCCTGCTTTTACTTCTCCGCGTTTGGTGATAATTTGTTCGGCAGTGTACAGAGCCATTACTGCTTTGAGGACTTCTTCAATTGCTGGGTTGATAATCCTCTGAATTACCTCTTTTTCATCGCCAATCTGTTGAAAGATTGTGTTGGCTTTTTCTGGTATAATATGCCAGTTCAGGGCTACATCGGTGAAGACATCTTGAAGGTCTTTCGATGCTGCTTGAGCGGGAATTTGATGTTTTTGGACGCGGACGCTGAGAGCTTGTACCGTATTGACAATCGGGACGATCGCGTGGATTCCCTCTGACAAAACTCGCTCTTGGACTTGACCGAATTGCATGACCACGCCGCGTTCGCCAGCGTTGATAATTACAAAGGGTTTGAAAGCGATCGCAACTGTCAACACCAATAGCAGTATAGCCGCTGCGATATAAGAAGCATTGTTAGATTTCATTTATTTTGTTGAGCGGGCAAATTAGCTGGACTAACATTAATAAATGGTAGCGCACCGTTGCCACTCATTACAGTCGGGAATTTGCCATCCCATTTTTCTATAGCTTGCTTTTGCAAAATTTGCGGCGTTAAATTTTGCCGTAGCAGTCTTTGTGCTTCTGCTTGACCTTTGGCGCGGTTAATATCTGCCTGAGCTTCCTTCGATGCTTTCAAGGCTATATATTCGGCTTGCTTCGCCTCTTGTTCGGCTATCTGTTTGGCTTCAATAGCTTTACTAAACTCAGGAGAAAAAGCAAAATCTACCAGAGAAACATCATCCACGCCAATTCCATAAGCTTGCAAACGAGTTTTGAGTCGATTATCGATTTCTTCTTTCAGTTGTGTTCGCTTGGTGATAATTTCCTCGGCTGTCTTTTTAGCAGTTGCTGCCTTGAGAACTTCTGATACAGCGGGAGTGATAATCCCATTCACAATTTGCTCTGTATCCCCCACCCGTTGATAAACTTTATTTACTTCAGCGGGGTTAATATGCCAGTTGACGGCGAGGTCTGCTGTAATTTTCTGTAAATCTTTAGAAGCTGCGTCTGCCGTAAAATCGTTCTTTTGTACGCGAACGCTGAGCCTTTTTACAGATGTCACTACTGGTATAATTGGGTGGATGCCCTCATCTAAAACCGTATTTTGAACTTTGCCTAATTGCATGACAACGCCTCGCTCTCCGGCATTGATAATTGCAAAAGGGCGAAAGATAATAGCTGCCAGTACAAACGCTATACCCCCAGCGACGTAAAGAACAAGGGGAAAAGAATCGACGGCTTTAATTTTGGAGTTAGGCATAGTTGGATAGTTAGGAGATGTTTGTGTGTATTCCAATTATTAGAAATGGCTTTTGGACAATTTCTGGCTCCTGCCTATTAAAACAAAACCGAGAAAGATGATTCCGCAGCCAGCAATATTTCTTCAACAAGGAGTGCCAAAAACGTTAGGGGTTTAAAGATTATGACTTGTGCAAAGAAACCCTGTTTCTATGAGAAATATTTGGTTTGGCGACGATAAATCGCCGCAGAAACCGGGTTTCTGGCCTCAGAGTATGTAAGTACCGGACTGGCCCGATCGCAAAAACACGATTGCGTTGCACCATTGACAGAAAATTAGCTCAACCGCCACCACCGCCACCGCCATCGCCACCACCGCCACCGCCATCGCCACCACCGCCACCGCCACTGTCACCACCGCCACTGTCGCTGTTGCTAAGAATAGGGATGATTTGTTCGATATGCTTATGATAAGAACAGGTGTGGCATTTGTAAGTAATCAAGCGCTTTCCTTCTCGTATATACGTAGGCTCTTCCACAAGTGAAATTGACTTGGATACTGTCAATTCCTGACAGGTAGGGCAGAGTTTTTCAGAATCTGAAGTCGTCACATAAGCCCGGATGTGGACTCGTCCTGAAGTTTGCCCCGGATGGCACTTCGGGCATCGCCATCCCTCAAATTTTATATGGTGAAGATCTTGTGCAGCTTGCTGAGGAGGACTGAGATGTTTGCTCAGCGATGTGGAGTTTAGTTGTTTTAAAGGCTGTCGGCAATCGGCGCAGTGCAGGGGACGGATTGATTGCCTTTCATCATTATCTTTACCTAAAATTGCTTGGGCTAATCGGGACGCTGGGATATAAGCAATCAACCCGGTGAGCAGTCCGATCGGTAACTTGATTCCTTCTGCCAGAGCAAGCGGCATTAAAATTAAGAAGCCACACCCTAGCCCACAAGAAATGAAACCCACAGCGGCTGACTGCAACTGTTTAGAATTGTATATGCGCTCTTTGTCAAAGTTAATTAATTTTTGATTGTAGGCCATTGTATAGCTGATAAAGCCTGCAATAAATGATGCAATAAATCCTCCAGAAACTAGCAAAGCAATTGTGAATGTTGAGCTAAAAAACCATAAATATAGAGAACTTAGGATTTCTTTATCATGCTCATCTAAACCTGGTATTCGCAGCGGCTGGGGTTCCTTTGAAAGTTTGATAAAGACTGAACGACGCGCTCGCGCAATTCCCAGAGCAGCAAAAATACTTAATGCCGCACCACATCCGGCAAATATCCAGATATAATTAGGTCTATTGAACGGTGAAAAAATGTATTCTTGCGCAGGAGTGAAAACGAGATTATTTGTGTGAGGGCTTGGATGCGGTTTGTAAGTCTGCAAAACCTTAATGATTGCTTGCGTTCCAGTCAGCATAGCCCCGTTAAAATTACCTTGATTGACGCGGGGTCGGATCTCTGTTTTAATGAGGCTAACAACCCGATCGTCTGGAAAAATTTCGATAATGCCCCAACCCGTGACAATTTCAATGCGATCGTCATCTTTGGAATATAAAAGCAGCACTCCATTGTCTAGACCTTTTTTGCCAATTGTCCAGTACTTAAACCAAGCCAGTGCAAATTCTCTGGGAGAGGTGTAAGGTGAGGTTTCGGGTACAGTTACAACCATGATTTCACAGCTATTTTGCGCTTCAAGTTGTGAAATCGATCGATTGATTTCTGCTTCAGTTGCAGGACTGAGAATGTCGATGGTATCTGTCACCCAGCCATTTGGTCTGGGGCCCGGTACTTCCTGTACGGTGATGGCTTTACTTGGGATGGGAAAGCTAGCGATCGCTAAACTCAGAAAACCGACACAAAGGGTTTGATGGATAGCAAGGGCAACAAATTTCACAGCTTTAGCCTCTGGTGTTGCAAAGTTGCTGCGGTTGAGTTGATTAACCTCCCGCATCTTTAGAATCTTTGATTTGCCCTGGTTGCACCAAGATCGGCTTACGATCGGTAAAACTACGGTTTCTAGTCGATCTTGACAACAACCAAGTCATAATATATATGACCGAGAAGTTATTGGTTTGAGAGCCACCCGGATTCATCCGTGGGGTTAATTCAAAATCCTTTTATCCAAAATCCTTTCCACGAATGACCACGCTCAAAGCTTCTAAGCAGGGACTGGCAAGAATTAAGCAAGCGAGAGAGAAAAAAGGGTGGCCTGTAGCCGATCGCAATTGGCTGGAAGCAGCAAGTCTGTTTCTGAAAGTTGATTGGGAAAAAACCGGTTATCTAGCTGAGGGGATTTCAGAAGGAACTTGGAGTCGCTTCTTGGCAGGAAAGCGTCCGATCAATGCCGCTGCTTTCCAAGCTTACTGCACCGTTCTCGGACTGAACTGGGAAGAGGTAGTTAATCGCACTCAGCGCTTAGATTGGGACTCTGCACCGGATTTACCCAGTTTCTACGGACGCGCAAAAGAACTGGCTACCCTCAAACAATGGATTGTCAAAGATAGATGCCGTTTGGTGACTATTTTGGGTATGGAGGGAATTGGCAAAACTGCTTTGGCTGTACGCACCGCAGAAGAAATTCAGGATGAGTTTGAGTACGTAATTTGGCGATCGCTGCGCTATACCCCATCGATCCAAGCAATTCTCGCAAATTTGCTCAAGTTCCTATCCCAACATAAAACCGATCTACCAGACAGCATAGATTCTCAAATATCGAAATTGATAAGTTACTTACACAAACATCGCTGTTTGGTGATATTAGATGATTTTGAAACAGCGCTCAAAAGTGGTGAATTGGCGGGACGATATTGTGAGGGATATGAAGCTTTTGCTGAGATAATCAAGCGAGTGGGGCAAGAACGCCATCAAAGTTGCTTGGTACTAGCCAGCGGCGAGAAACCCAGAGAAATTGCTTTTCTAGAGGGAGAAACCCTACCTGTACGTTCGTTATCCCTGACTGGTTTGCAGGAAACAGAAGCCCTGGAAATATTTAGGGAAAAAGGTTTGTCTGACCAAGAAAAATGGCGTAAATTAGTTGAAATATATCCAACTAATCCTTTAGTATTAAAAATCATTGCAGCGGTTATCAAAGATTCATTTAATGGTCAAGTCGGTGAATTTTTAAAACACAATACCATATATCTCGGTTATATTAGCGACATTTTAGACAAGCAGTTTGAGCGATTGTCATCTTTAGAAAAAGAGATTATGCACCAGATGGCGATTAATGGTCAGCTTATGTCACTCTCGCAATTGCGAGAGCATATACCGTCACAAGTATCGACATCAGAAATAATCTACGTTTTGGAATCGCTATTGACGCGATCGCTAATTGAAAAAATCCCATCAGAAAGCGAATTGATTTTCACAGTACAACCGATAGTTATAAAGTATGTTAGAAGTCGATTTAATAAATGATGCGATCGCTAT
This region includes:
- the cysC gene encoding adenylyl-sulfate kinase is translated as MKQLGVTVWFTGLSGAGKTTISRAVEKELRDRGYGIEILDGDIVRENLTKGLGFSKEDRDENIRRIGFVAHLLTRNGVIVLVSAISPYREMRQEVKQRIGDFIEVYVNAPLAVCEKRDVKGLYKKARAGQIQHFTGIDDPYEVPANPDVECHTDIESVEESVAKVLHKLESAGYINLS
- a CDS encoding photosystem II S4 domain protein; translated protein: MLPREELLKGIENRDTAARVIDLAEQAIKTWEIVFTDFLSPPELVEIKQMFDRLTEVHLLAWGGYPQAERQRVAIARSELPLDPSQVELAALEIAGNFLFDPATHRDFLGAMLGCGIVRDKTGDIIVLGERGAQVIVVPEMVEYLEEHLTQVRSVPVKTQRIELSALKIKEPKKKELTTVEASLRLDAIASAGFGMSRSKMVDLIDGGDVRVNWKEVNSASYQVKSGDLIAIGGKGRLQVGEVATTKKDRYRVQLTRYI
- the serA gene encoding phosphoglycerate dehydrogenase; its protein translation is MSKVLVSDSIDQAGIDILSQVAQVDVKTGLPAEELIRIIPEYNALMIRSETRVTKAVIEAGTQLKIIGRAGVGVDNVDVPAATRQGIVVVNSPEGNTIAAAEHALAMMLALSRYIPEANLSVKSNKWDRKSYIGTEVYKKNLGVVGLGKIGSHVATVARAMGMKVMAFDPYISSERAEQLGCRLVELDLLLREADYITLHMPKTPETTHLINAAALAKMKPTARIVNCARGGIIDEAALAEALQQGKIAGAALDVFETEPLGESALRSLGKQVVLTPHLGASTAEAQVNVAIDVAEQIRDVLLGLPARSAVNIPGLYPDVLEKLKPYLRLAETLGNLVGQLAGGRVESLTVRMQGELASNDSQPLVVASLKGLLSQALRERVNYVNAAIEAKERGIRVIETRDASIRDYAGSLHLQAKGSLGEHSVTGALLGDGEIRITDIDEFPINVPPAQHMLFTLHRDMPGIIGKIGSLLGSFNVNIASMQVGRKIVRGDAVMVLSLDDPLPEGILSEILKVPGIRDAYTVAL
- the prmA gene encoding 50S ribosomal protein L11 methyltransferase, which encodes MSNSWWELQILCEQVLEDSVFWRLEKFGCRGTASEIKGHACLVRGYLPQEQAQLLDLAALSLWLRQDALVLGMSMPAMKWHLIDEEDWSSSWKTHWQPQEIGDRFLIYPAWLPVPANSERIILRLDPGLAFGTGTHATTQLCLESLEMRLGFAESQAVVADIGCGSGILSVGAVLLGAEKVYAVDTDPIAVRSTRSNRTLNKVASGRLIVEQGSVDLVMQMSDGPVDGIVCNILAEVIIDLIPQMSEIAKPNTWGILSGILLDQTKPVADVLEQNGWVIATLWRRQDWCCFNIRRG
- a CDS encoding prohibitin family protein; the protein is MKSNNASYIAAAILLLVLTVAIAFKPFVIINAGERGVVMQFGQVQERVLSEGIHAIVPIVNTVQALSVRVQKHQIPAQAASKDLQDVFTDVALNWHIIPEKANTIFQQIGDEKEVIQRIINPAIEEVLKAVMALYTAEQIITKRGEVKAGIDEQLTARLAQYNIGVDDISLVNIHFSQRFSEAVEAKQIAEQEAKRAEFVALKAAQEAQAEINRAKGQAEAQRLLRENLTPLILQKQAIEKWDGHFPTVLGGNEALPFINIKPEELPSQAQP
- a CDS encoding prohibitin family protein — translated: MPNSKIKAVDSFPLVLYVAGGIAFVLAAIIFRPFAIINAGERGVVMQLGKVQNTVLDEGIHPIIPVVTSVKRLSVRVQKNDFTADAASKDLQKITADLAVNWHINPAEVNKVYQRVGDTEQIVNGIITPAVSEVLKAATAKKTAEEIITKRTQLKEEIDNRLKTRLQAYGIGVDDVSLVDFAFSPEFSKAIEAKQIAEQEAKQAEYIALKASKEAQADINRAKGQAEAQRLLRQNLTPQILQKQAIEKWDGKFPTVMSGNGALPFINVSPANLPAQQNK
- a CDS encoding TPM domain-containing protein, which produces MREVNQLNRSNFATPEAKAVKFVALAIHQTLCVGFLSLAIASFPIPSKAITVQEVPGPRPNGWVTDTIDILSPATEAEINRSISQLEAQNSCEIMVVTVPETSPYTSPREFALAWFKYWTIGKKGLDNGVLLLYSKDDDRIEIVTGWGIIEIFPDDRVVSLIKTEIRPRVNQGNFNGAMLTGTQAIIKVLQTYKPHPSPHTNNLVFTPAQEYIFSPFNRPNYIWIFAGCGAALSIFAALGIARARRSVFIKLSKEPQPLRIPGLDEHDKEILSSLYLWFFSSTFTIALLVSGGFIASFIAGFISYTMAYNQKLINFDKERIYNSKQLQSAAVGFISCGLGCGFLILMPLALAEGIKLPIGLLTGLIAYIPASRLAQAILGKDNDERQSIRPLHCADCRQPLKQLNSTSLSKHLSPPQQAAQDLHHIKFEGWRCPKCHPGQTSGRVHIRAYVTTSDSEKLCPTCQELTVSKSISLVEEPTYIREGKRLITYKCHTCSYHKHIEQIIPILSNSDSGGGDSGGGGGGDGGGGGGDGGGGGGG
- a CDS encoding helix-turn-helix domain-containing protein; translation: MTTLKASKQGLARIKQAREKKGWPVADRNWLEAASLFLKVDWEKTGYLAEGISEGTWSRFLAGKRPINAAAFQAYCTVLGLNWEEVVNRTQRLDWDSAPDLPSFYGRAKELATLKQWIVKDRCRLVTILGMEGIGKTALAVRTAEEIQDEFEYVIWRSLRYTPSIQAILANLLKFLSQHKTDLPDSIDSQISKLISYLHKHRCLVILDDFETALKSGELAGRYCEGYEAFAEIIKRVGQERHQSCLVLASGEKPREIAFLEGETLPVRSLSLTGLQETEALEIFREKGLSDQEKWRKLVEIYPTNPLVLKIIAAVIKDSFNGQVGEFLKHNTIYLGYISDILDKQFERLSSLEKEIMHQMAINGQLMSLSQLREHIPSQVSTSEIIYVLESLLTRSLIEKIPSESELIFTVQPIVIKYVRSRFNK